A window of Aeromicrobium sp. A1-2 contains these coding sequences:
- a CDS encoding crotonase/enoyl-CoA hydratase family protein, with amino-acid sequence MTIHVEKRSPVTVVTLERPEVRNAVDTPHASALYEAFLEFDTDDTASVAVLTGAGGYFCAGADLKAVSTGTMTAEPPTVEGPGPMGPTRMKLSKPVIAAVDGHAVAGGLELALWCDLRVADPEAVFGVYCRRWGVPLIDGGTVRLPRLIGLSRALDLILSGRPVDAAEALQIGLANRVSAPGEALAEAITLAEQLAAFPQICMRGDRLSAYEQCGLTETDAIGAEWEHGTRALQEAIAGATNFAQGQGRHGAFN; translated from the coding sequence GTGACCATCCACGTCGAGAAACGCAGCCCCGTCACGGTGGTGACTCTCGAGCGTCCCGAGGTGCGCAACGCCGTCGACACCCCGCATGCCTCGGCGCTCTACGAAGCCTTTCTCGAGTTCGACACAGATGACACGGCCAGCGTCGCGGTGCTCACTGGCGCCGGTGGATACTTCTGCGCCGGTGCCGACTTGAAGGCCGTCAGCACCGGCACCATGACCGCCGAGCCGCCCACGGTGGAGGGTCCTGGTCCGATGGGCCCCACCCGGATGAAGCTTTCCAAACCGGTCATCGCCGCGGTTGACGGTCACGCCGTTGCCGGCGGACTGGAGCTCGCATTGTGGTGCGACTTGCGAGTGGCAGACCCTGAAGCCGTGTTCGGTGTCTACTGCCGCCGCTGGGGCGTTCCCCTCATCGACGGAGGGACCGTTCGGCTGCCCAGACTCATCGGACTCTCGCGCGCGCTTGATCTCATCCTCAGCGGTCGACCAGTCGACGCTGCGGAGGCACTCCAGATTGGCCTGGCCAACCGCGTCAGCGCACCGGGCGAGGCTCTCGCGGAGGCCATCACACTGGCCGAGCAGCTGGCTGCATTCCCACAGATCTGCATGCGCGGTGACCGACTCTCCGCCTACGAACAATGCGGACTCACCGAGACCGACGCCATCGGAGCCGAGTGGGAGCACGGCACGCGCGCCCTCCAGGAAGCCATAGCCGGCGCCACCAATTTCGCCCAAGGACAAGGCCGACACGGCGCCTTCAACTGA
- a CDS encoding acyl-CoA dehydrogenase family protein, with translation MTTTHEVFNQVPPLVGHDTAANPVLLEGLEREGAGWAVDELHSLGRLAGSAEAQQLGRLAERVPPRLLTHDRTGHRVDEVEYVPAYHQLMETAVTYGLHGTAWADARPGAHVARAAKTMVWTVDAGHGCPISMTYAVVPALRANAELAAQFEPLLTNREYDFGLRDPATKRGLIAGMSMTEKQGGSDVRANTTIASVQADGTYTLVGHKWFTSAPMSDLFLTLAQTTSGVSCFFVPRVLPGGEHNNIQFMRLKDKLGNKSNASSEIEYHGAVGWLVGEEGRGVRTIAEMVNMTRLDCVIGGAAGMRTALVTATHHAQHRSAFGKNLIDQPLMRNVLADLAVETEASTAAMLRLAGANDRAIRGHEGEAALRRIALAVSKYYICKRAPMAVGEALECLGGNGYIEDFDLARLYREMPLLSIWEGSGNVAALDALRALAREPHTLDVFFGEVELAVGSDVRFDEALDKLKKEFTSFDDLELRARRIVEQMALVFQGSLLLRHSPAAVADAFCATRLDRDWGGAFGTLPSGLDLDPIIDRALVEM, from the coding sequence ATGACCACCACCCACGAAGTCTTCAACCAGGTTCCGCCACTGGTCGGCCACGACACGGCCGCCAACCCAGTGCTCCTTGAAGGGCTTGAGCGCGAGGGCGCCGGGTGGGCGGTTGACGAACTGCACAGTCTGGGCCGATTGGCCGGGAGTGCCGAAGCCCAGCAGCTGGGCCGGTTGGCCGAGCGGGTGCCTCCGCGGCTGCTGACGCATGACCGCACCGGTCATCGAGTTGACGAGGTCGAGTACGTACCGGCCTACCACCAGCTCATGGAGACTGCCGTCACCTACGGTCTTCACGGCACAGCCTGGGCTGATGCCCGCCCCGGTGCCCACGTGGCCCGGGCCGCCAAGACCATGGTCTGGACTGTCGACGCCGGTCACGGCTGCCCCATCTCGATGACGTACGCCGTTGTGCCCGCGCTGCGCGCGAATGCCGAGCTGGCCGCGCAGTTCGAGCCGCTGCTGACCAACCGAGAGTATGACTTCGGTCTCCGCGACCCCGCCACCAAGCGCGGGTTGATTGCTGGCATGTCGATGACCGAGAAGCAGGGCGGCTCCGACGTACGTGCCAACACGACGATCGCATCCGTGCAGGCTGACGGCACCTACACGTTGGTCGGGCACAAGTGGTTCACCTCAGCCCCGATGTCAGACCTGTTCCTGACCCTTGCTCAGACAACCTCGGGAGTCTCGTGCTTCTTCGTCCCACGGGTCCTCCCCGGGGGTGAACACAACAACATTCAGTTCATGCGACTCAAGGACAAGCTAGGCAACAAGTCCAACGCCTCGTCTGAAATCGAGTACCACGGCGCCGTGGGATGGCTGGTCGGCGAGGAAGGCCGAGGGGTGCGCACCATCGCGGAGATGGTCAACATGACCCGCCTGGACTGCGTCATCGGTGGAGCGGCAGGAATGCGTACAGCGCTCGTGACGGCCACTCACCATGCCCAGCACCGCAGTGCCTTCGGCAAGAACCTCATCGACCAACCCCTGATGCGCAATGTGTTGGCCGACCTCGCCGTGGAGACAGAGGCATCCACAGCCGCGATGCTCCGCCTGGCTGGCGCGAACGACCGCGCCATCCGCGGCCACGAGGGTGAAGCTGCCTTGCGTCGTATCGCGCTCGCGGTGAGCAAGTACTACATCTGCAAACGCGCCCCCATGGCCGTCGGCGAAGCGCTCGAGTGCTTGGGCGGAAACGGCTACATCGAGGACTTCGATCTCGCTCGTCTGTATCGGGAGATGCCGCTGCTCTCGATCTGGGAAGGCTCCGGAAACGTGGCCGCCCTCGACGCGCTCAGGGCACTGGCCCGCGAGCCGCACACCCTCGACGTGTTCTTCGGCGAAGTCGAGCTCGCGGTCGGATCAGACGTTCGTTTCGACGAAGCACTCGACAAGCTCAAGAAGGAGTTCACCTCCTTTGATGACCTCGAGCTGCGTGCTCGACGGATCGTGGAGCAGATGGCACTCGTGTTCCAAGGGTCCCTCCTGCTGCGCCACTCCCCTGCCGCCGTCGCCGATGCGTTCTGCGCGACTCGACTCGACCGCGACTGGGGCGGAGCGTTTGGCACCCTCCCGTCCGGCCTCGATCTCGATCCGATCATCGACCGCGCTCTGGTCGAAATGTGA